One Aspergillus oryzae RIB40 DNA, chromosome 2 genomic window carries:
- a CDS encoding arrestin (or S-antigen), N-terminal domain protein (predicted protein): protein MTSFVTRSSSTLESLTQSRPKVNIELAGQTEGLVNSYTTKDRIEGTAVITVDHDTRFDEVEITFEGTSRTSVERVAMPGRTGAYQTFLRLRQPIEDSAYPMPRVLEAGRTYKFPFTFVVPDRLLPHVCSHAKTNAHVERSHTLLPPSLGDPMLANDGKSLLNDLAPDMCRISYLIRVSVQRKPENAPSKALASVGKKVRIIPAVDEEPPLNITDDDSYCVRKEKDVKRGFMRGKLGRLVVASSQPKPVQLCPPNSEATDSVSTAATVHLRFDPVGNEEPPRLGTIWSKLRASSLFSAEPWGDYPSPRNVPWAQIGQGCYTETVPLSTMCVASAHWTKHTSPRGLSRCDSMESTSSSESLTGPSASFTGETYYTASVVVPITLPKTKAFVPTFHSCLISRIYCLELSLSYHTPNANILTPTATLKIPIQLTSRARSDAKTKDSEHEITQHEVNAEFFSPRSVAPPTLVQVAPPEYSENQGPILPPDRSIDLMSTARVPRVHAGSVGTAF from the exons ATGACCTCATTTGTCACTCGTAGCTCCAGCACGTTGGAGTCCTTGACGCAGTCGCGTCCGAAGGTCAACATCGAACTCGCCGGACAGACCGAAGGCCTTGTCAATTCATATACCACCAAGGATCGCATTGAAGGGACGGCAGTGATAACGGTAGACCATGATACTCGTTttgatgaggttgagatCACCTTTGAGG GGACATCGAGAACTTCCGTGGAGCGTGTAGCGATGCCAGGACGTACAGGTGCTTACCAGACATTCCTCCGACTTCGCCAGCCGATTGAGGATTCTGCCTACCCCATGCCCCGTGTGCTGGAGGCCGGACGCACTTACAAGTTTCCGTTCACATTTGTCGTACCCGATCGTCTGCTGCCACATGTATGTAGCCATGCAAAGACGAACGCCCATGTCGAACGCTCTCACACCCTGCTCCCACCTTCTCTCGGAGACCCCATGTTGGCCAATGATGGCAAGTCACTCTTGAATGATCTAGCCCCAGATATGTGCCGGATATCATATTTGATCCGTGTTAGCGTGCAACGCAAGCCAGAAAATGCCCCGTCGAAGGCCTTGGCTTCGGTAGGAAAGAAGGTGCGGATCATTCCAGCAGTCGATGAGGAGCCACCTTTGAACATCACGGACGACGACAGCTACTGCGTTCGGAAGGAGAAAGACGTCAAGCGCGGTTTCATGAGAGGCAAGTTGGGCCGACTAGTCGTCGCCTCGTCGCAGCCCAAGCCTGTGCAACTGTGCCCACCAAACAGCGAGGCCACTGATTCGGTCAGCACCGCTGCCACAGTGCACCTACGATTCGATCCCGTGGGCAATGAGGAACCTCCCCGCCTGGGCACGATCTGGAGTAAGCTCCGAGCGTCCAGTCTGTTCAGCGCTGAACCCTGGGGTGATTACCCTTCCCCCCGAAATGTGCCCTGGGCACAGATAGGTCAAGGGTGTTACACCGAGACGGTCCCTCTTTCCACCATGTGCGTGGCGTCTGCACACTGGACGAAGCATACTAGCCCCAGGGGCCTCAGTCGCTGCGACTCGATGgagtcaacatcatcctcggaaTCTCTAACCGGTCCATCGGCGTCTTTCACTGGAGAGACCTACTATACCGCATCGGTGGTCGTGCCCATCACTCTTCCCAAGACGAAAGCATTCGTTCCGACCTTCCACTCGTGTCTGATCTCTCGCATATATTGCCTCGAACTCAGCCTCTCTTACCATACTCCAAACGCCAATATCCTGACCCCAACGGCAACGCTCAAGATCCCAATCCAGCTTACAAGCCGGGCCCGGTCCGACGCAAAGACAAAGGATTCTGAGCATGAGATCACCCAGCATGAAGTTAATGCAGAGTTTTTCAGTCCCCGCAGCGTCGCACCCCCGACACTGGTCCAGGTAGCGCCACCAGAGTATTCGGAGAACCAAGGCCCAATTCTGCCTCCTGACCGTTCGATCGATTTGATGTCTACTGCCCGTGTCCCCAGGGTTCATGCTGGAAGTGTGGGGACTGCTTTTTAA
- a CDS encoding glycoside hydrolase family 18 protein (chitinase): MRLIGAVEEASLTMKTFFFLLWGLACFASAALIPHANDKHDTSKPENGYISVAYFASWAIYNDHYPQHIPADKLTHVLYAFANLTETGEVRLWDQWADYDKLFPGDPEERDMANIYGCVRQLGLLKKKNRHLKVLLSIGGYTNSQSWAGILNVEANRKNFAESAVKLMHDVGFDGLDIDWEYPKEDSAKDMVSLLKEVREELDRCSKEHANGNHFLLTIACSAGASNYKVLPMSEMDQYLDFWNLMAYDYVGSWANTTGHAANLYPNTSNPETTPANTDDAIKYYTSNGVPAEKIVLGMPLYGRSFINTTGLGQPYVEVGTGMGDPGVWHYKVLPLANAKVVELPRTGASYSYDEKNKMYVSYDTVNMTKVKAGYIKMKGLAGGMWWETSMDRVGENSLIGTLVKELGGTGALNKTENYIDFSWSKYANVRKGFKEDEKS; this comes from the exons ATGCGTCTTATCGGAGCCGTCGAAGAGG CATCATTGACGATGAaaactttcttcttccttctctggGGCCTCGCGTGCTTCGCTAGTGCTGCCCTCATCCCGCATGCAAACGATAAACATGATACTTCTAAGCCGGAgaatggatatatatccgtTGCCTACTTCGCAAGTTGG GCCATATACAATGACCACTATCCGCAGCATATCCCCGCCGACAAACTCACCCACGTCCTCTACGCTTTTGCGAACCTCACTGAAACTGGTGAGGTTAGATTATGGGATCAGTGGGCTGACTATGATAAACTCTTCCCCGGCGACCCagaggaaagagatatgGCCAATATCTACGGATGCGTCAGACAATTGGGTCTcctaaagaaaaagaacagacaTCTAAAAGTCCTTCTTTCAATCGGCGGGTACACAAACTCACAAAGCTGGGCTGGGATTCTCAATGTTGAGGCGAACCGAAAGAACTTCGCTGAGTCGGCGGTCAAGTTGATGCATGACGTGGGGTTTGATGGGCTGGACATCGATTGGGAG TATCCCAAAGAAGACAGTGCAAAAGATATGGTGTCTCTCCTGAAGGAAGTAAGAGAG GAACTAGACAGATGTAGCAAAGAGCATGCGAATGGAAATCATTTCCTCCTAACAATCGCCTGCTCAGCCG GTGCGTCCAACTATAAGGTTCTTCCGATGTCTGAGATGGATCAATATCTCGATTTTTGGAATTTGATGGCATACGACTACGTCGGCAGTTGGGCGAATACAACCGGCCACGCAGCTAATCTCTATCCCAACACCTCTAATCCCGAAACCACACCCGCTAATACAGATGATGCTATAAAATACTATACCTCTAATGGTGTACCAGCCGAGAAGATTGTCCTCGGTATGCCGCTTTACGGCCGCTCATTTATCAACACTACCGGACTAGGGCAACCCTATGTTGAGGTTGGGACGGGCATGGGCGATCCAGGAGTTTGGCATTACAAGGTTTTGCCGTTGGCTAACGCAAAAGTTGTTGAGTTACCAAGGACAGGAGCCAGCTATAGTTACGATGAGAAAAACAAGATGTATGTTTCCTACGATACGGTGAACATGACCAAGGTCAAGGCGGGATATATCAAAATGAAAGGCCTCGCAGGTGGGATGTGGTGGGAGACCAGTATGGATAGAGTAGGGGAAAACAGCCTTATTGGCACG CTTGTTAAAGAACTCGGTGGCACTGGTGCTTTGAATAAAACCGAAAACTATATCGATTTCTCCTGGTCGAAATACGCAAATGTCCGGAAAGGATTtaaagaagatgagaaatcATAA